In Jeotgalibaca arthritidis, a single genomic region encodes these proteins:
- the lpdA gene encoding dihydrolipoyl dehydrogenase gives MVVGDFAVELDTVVIGSGPGGYVAAIRAAQLGQKVAVIEKEYIGGVCLNVGCIPSKALISAGHRYQEALNSEIFGVTAEGVKLDFTKTQEWKDNKVVNTLTSGISYLLKKNKVEIIMGTAFFNDANTLRVFTEDAAQTYTFKNAIVATGSRPIEIKGFKFGKRVIDSTGALNLKEVPKKLVVIGGGVVGSELGTAYANLGAEVTILEGSPQLLPSFEKDMVKLVEKSFKEKGINFVTNAMAKEAIDNGDSVTIKYESNGKEESIEADYVMVSVGRRPNTDDLGLEVVGVEMTDRGLVKVDNQGRTNVSNIFAIGDITPGAALAHKASYEAKIAAEAISGHPSAIDYVAMPAVAFTDPELASVGLTEKEAKAQGLNVKASKFPLSGNGRALSLNATEGFVRLVTTKEDNVIVGAQVAGVSASDVIAELGLAVESGMNADDIALTIHSHPSLAETVMDAAELALGLPIHI, from the coding sequence ATGGTAGTAGGCGATTTCGCAGTAGAATTAGATACAGTTGTAATTGGTTCAGGACCTGGTGGCTATGTAGCTGCTATCCGCGCTGCTCAACTAGGACAAAAAGTTGCAGTAATCGAGAAAGAATACATCGGAGGCGTTTGTTTAAACGTTGGCTGTATTCCTTCTAAAGCATTGATCTCTGCAGGACACCGTTACCAAGAAGCACTTAACTCAGAAATTTTCGGAGTAACAGCTGAAGGTGTTAAATTAGACTTTACAAAAACACAAGAATGGAAAGATAACAAAGTTGTTAATACTTTGACAAGTGGTATTTCATACTTATTGAAGAAAAACAAAGTTGAAATCATTATGGGGACTGCTTTCTTTAATGATGCAAACACATTACGTGTATTCACTGAAGACGCTGCACAAACCTATACATTCAAAAATGCTATCGTTGCAACAGGTAGCCGTCCAATTGAAATCAAAGGATTTAAATTTGGAAAACGCGTTATCGATTCAACTGGTGCCTTGAACTTGAAAGAAGTTCCTAAGAAACTTGTTGTTATTGGTGGTGGGGTTGTTGGTTCTGAGTTAGGAACAGCTTACGCTAACCTAGGTGCAGAAGTAACGATTCTTGAAGGTTCGCCACAGTTATTACCATCGTTCGAAAAAGACATGGTTAAACTTGTTGAAAAGTCATTCAAAGAAAAAGGCATTAACTTCGTAACAAACGCTATGGCTAAAGAAGCGATCGACAACGGAGACAGTGTAACAATTAAATATGAATCTAACGGTAAGGAAGAATCGATCGAAGCGGACTATGTAATGGTATCTGTAGGTCGTCGTCCAAATACTGATGATTTAGGACTTGAAGTTGTTGGCGTTGAAATGACAGATCGTGGCTTAGTTAAAGTTGATAACCAAGGTCGTACAAACGTTTCAAACATTTTCGCAATTGGTGATATCACACCAGGCGCTGCACTTGCTCATAAAGCAAGTTACGAAGCTAAAATTGCTGCTGAAGCAATTTCTGGACATCCATCTGCAATTGACTACGTAGCAATGCCTGCTGTAGCATTTACAGATCCTGAACTAGCGTCAGTTGGTTTAACAGAAAAAGAAGCTAAAGCACAAGGCTTGAACGTTAAAGCATCTAAATTCCCATTATCTGGAAATGGACGTGCTCTTTCTCTTAACGCTACTGAAGGTTTCGTACGTTTAGTAACAACTAAAGAAGATAACGTTATTGTTGGTGCACAAGTTGCCGGTGTAAGTGCAAGTGATGTGATTGCTGAACTTGGTTTAGCGGTTGAATCTGGCATGAACGCTGATGATATTGCATTAACAATCCACTCTCATCCATCATTGGCAGAGACAGTTATGGATGCTGCTGAATTAGCATTGGGACTACCAATCCATATCTAA
- a CDS encoding FtsW/RodA/SpoVE family cell cycle protein, with the protein MQQVNQSISHSIKQKLANFNWNLLIPYLILLGMGVFMVYSSSSYFAMTQFNNSEHFFQRQLMYAMISLIVVLLFSVVNTKLLKSIGLISSVLFVLLFMLIYLVTFGVDPINGASAWIDFGPINIQPSEFFKIAMILYLAIFLSNNQRKLANIGRVYDGPAKENGKKRGIISQIFTVVKKPILCLGLFIGLILIQPDLGGVIILLSICVVMILLSGVPFKISLSTFGIAGVAYSVFILFIQLVGTIPFIPSYMLNRFTAYLDPFGDVQNSSFQLVNSFYALARGGLFGVGIGESIQKSGYLPESYTDFIIPIMGEEIGLVGVVFILAIFFYFVYVIFRTSLQVTDSFGQLVYIGIAAMFLIQGSINLGGAVGIMPLTGVTFPFISYGGSSMLVSSIAVGIMNNLFINQRLNQHILEKEAN; encoded by the coding sequence TTGCAACAAGTAAACCAATCAATAAGCCACTCCATCAAGCAAAAACTAGCGAATTTTAATTGGAACTTATTGATTCCTTACCTTATTTTGTTAGGTATGGGCGTTTTTATGGTATATAGTTCAAGCAGTTATTTTGCCATGACACAATTTAACAATTCGGAGCATTTCTTTCAACGTCAGTTGATGTATGCAATGATTAGCTTGATTGTTGTCTTATTATTCTCCGTCGTTAATACCAAACTGTTAAAATCAATCGGTCTTATTAGTTCAGTTCTCTTTGTTTTACTATTTATGTTGATCTACTTAGTAACGTTTGGAGTTGATCCGATTAATGGAGCGAGCGCGTGGATTGATTTCGGTCCGATTAATATTCAACCTTCTGAGTTTTTCAAGATTGCGATGATCTTGTATTTAGCTATCTTTCTATCTAATAATCAACGTAAGTTGGCTAATATTGGTCGAGTTTATGATGGTCCTGCTAAAGAGAACGGTAAAAAAAGAGGGATTATTTCCCAAATTTTTACAGTAGTTAAAAAGCCTATTCTTTGCTTAGGGCTGTTTATTGGTTTGATCCTTATTCAACCAGACTTAGGTGGGGTGATTATTCTCCTGAGTATTTGTGTGGTCATGATTTTATTGAGTGGTGTGCCCTTTAAAATAAGTTTATCAACGTTTGGAATTGCTGGCGTAGCCTACAGTGTGTTTATTTTATTTATTCAACTAGTAGGCACCATTCCATTTATACCCTCGTATATGTTGAATCGCTTCACTGCGTATTTAGATCCTTTTGGAGATGTACAAAATTCTTCCTTTCAGTTGGTCAATTCTTTCTATGCGCTGGCAAGGGGAGGATTGTTTGGAGTAGGGATCGGTGAAAGTATCCAGAAATCGGGCTATTTGCCAGAATCCTACACAGACTTTATTATTCCAATCATGGGAGAAGAGATTGGGCTTGTCGGAGTCGTCTTTATTTTAGCTATTTTCTTCTACTTCGTTTATGTTATTTTCCGGACAAGTTTACAAGTGACAGACTCATTTGGCCAATTGGTTTATATCGGTATAGCAGCCATGTTTTTAATTCAAGGTTCCATTAACTTAGGTGGAGCCGTTGGTATTATGCCATTAACGGGTGTGACCTTCCCGTTTATTAGTTACGGTGGGTCAAGTATGTTAGTGTCATCTATTGCCGTTGGAATTATGAATAACCTTTTCATTAATCAACGACTAAATCAGCATATTTTAGAAAAGGAAGCCAATTAG
- the typA gene encoding translational GTPase TypA, translating to MKLRNDIRNVAIIAHVDHGKTTMVDELLKQSETLNERTQLDDRVMDSNDIEKERGITILAKNTAVSYKGTRVNILDTPGHADFGGEVERIMKMVDGVVLIVDAYEGTMPQTRFVLKKALEQKLTPIVVVNKIDKPTARPAEVVDEVLELFIELGADDDQLEFPVVYASGINGTSSLTDDPADQEDTMDFLFDTILEHIPAPVDNSEEPLQFQVALLDYNDFVGRIGIGRVFRGTIKVGDQVSLLKLDGTTKNFRVTKLFGFFGLDRVEIDQAVAGDLIAVSGMEDIFVGETITPVDHQEALPVLHIDEPTLQMTFLTNNSPFAGREGKHVTSRKLEERLMKELHTDVSLKVENTGSPDAWIVSGRGELHLSILIENMRREGYELQVSRPEVIIKNFDGERCEPFERVQIDTPEEYMGSVIESLSQRKGEMQDMQNTGNGQIRLIFLVPSRGLIGYSTEFLSLTRGYGIMSHTFEAYLPELNGKIGGRRNGALVSTETGKSTTYGIMGVEDRGTIFIEPGVDIYEGMVVGENSRENDIAVNITKAKQQTNVRSANKDQTNVIKRPRQLTLEETIEFMDEDEYCEITPVSIRLRKQILDKNEREKSAKRKKKALEQD from the coding sequence ATGAAATTAAGAAATGATATCAGAAACGTTGCAATTATTGCCCACGTTGACCATGGTAAAACGACTATGGTAGATGAACTGTTAAAACAATCAGAAACATTGAATGAACGTACACAATTAGATGACCGCGTAATGGATTCAAATGATATTGAAAAAGAACGTGGTATTACAATTTTAGCTAAGAATACTGCTGTTTCATACAAAGGAACGCGCGTTAACATCTTGGATACACCAGGACACGCGGACTTTGGTGGAGAAGTAGAACGTATCATGAAAATGGTTGATGGTGTTGTTTTAATTGTTGATGCTTATGAAGGTACAATGCCACAAACACGTTTTGTATTGAAAAAAGCACTTGAACAAAAGTTAACACCAATCGTAGTAGTAAACAAAATTGACAAACCAACAGCTCGTCCAGCTGAAGTGGTTGATGAAGTATTAGAATTGTTTATTGAATTGGGTGCGGATGATGACCAATTGGAGTTCCCAGTTGTTTATGCATCTGGTATTAACGGAACATCAAGCTTGACAGATGATCCAGCTGATCAAGAAGATACAATGGACTTCTTGTTTGATACTATTTTGGAACATATTCCAGCTCCAGTTGATAATTCTGAAGAGCCACTTCAATTCCAAGTAGCTTTACTAGATTACAACGACTTTGTTGGTCGTATTGGTATCGGTCGTGTTTTCAGAGGAACAATTAAAGTTGGCGATCAAGTATCACTTCTAAAACTTGATGGCACAACTAAGAACTTCCGTGTTACAAAATTATTTGGTTTCTTCGGTTTAGACCGTGTAGAGATTGATCAAGCTGTAGCAGGAGATTTAATTGCTGTTTCTGGTATGGAAGACATTTTCGTTGGTGAAACAATCACACCGGTTGATCATCAAGAAGCATTACCAGTGTTACATATTGATGAGCCAACACTACAAATGACATTCTTAACAAATAACTCACCATTTGCAGGTCGTGAAGGTAAACACGTTACGTCTCGTAAATTAGAAGAGCGTTTGATGAAAGAATTGCACACAGACGTGTCACTTAAAGTTGAAAATACAGGTTCACCTGATGCTTGGATTGTATCTGGGCGTGGAGAGCTACACTTGTCAATTTTAATTGAAAATATGCGTCGTGAAGGTTACGAACTACAAGTTTCGCGTCCAGAAGTAATTATCAAGAATTTTGATGGCGAACGTTGTGAACCATTTGAACGTGTACAAATTGATACACCGGAAGAATATATGGGATCTGTTATTGAATCATTGAGCCAACGTAAAGGTGAAATGCAGGATATGCAAAATACAGGAAATGGTCAAATTCGTTTGATTTTCCTTGTACCATCTCGTGGATTAATTGGTTATTCAACTGAATTCCTTTCATTGACACGTGGTTATGGTATTATGTCTCATACGTTTGAAGCATACCTACCAGAATTAAATGGAAAAATTGGTGGCCGTCGTAATGGTGCACTTGTGTCAACAGAAACTGGTAAATCAACAACTTACGGTATCATGGGTGTTGAAGACCGTGGAACGATCTTTATCGAGCCTGGTGTTGATATTTATGAAGGTATGGTTGTCGGAGAAAACTCCCGTGAAAATGACATTGCCGTTAATATTACGAAAGCAAAACAACAAACTAACGTTCGTTCTGCTAATAAAGACCAAACGAATGTTATCAAACGTCCACGTCAATTAACACTAGAAGAAACGATTGAATTCATGGATGAAGATGAATATTGTGAAATTACGCCAGTAAGCATCCGTCTACGTAAACAAATTCTAGATAAAAATGAACGTGAAAAATCTGCTAAACGTAAGAAAAAAGCACTTGAACAAGACTAA
- a CDS encoding CAP-associated domain-containing protein translates to MIKQFIASLLFFLLALYYIPIFMSSPDYSQPKIETNQQTMSLEIDGVYPLPVSGYEHYLGQSVADYQSRYGDPEHMITSEQDPQTSWWSYLENSHEYVQIEVNNQEIQSIFVLGDAINTGSLKIGMSRENVLDETQLGEQFMFSHSDRMYRLTLSKRNMKLFPLVEFDNQSFAILYFYPDCDEIYAIRYLTYEKILGLNYYFIEEMNSDEEGISIKNRNRLANDQINQAMLEEYINVLRLNANLAPYPHIDEGRSIVNDLLRDDTIDFQSYKELTSYRHPEFPDQAFKLKYMSGTQVYDPAMKFGLFYSTKENQRIVLNENNQDMSIAIEDDNLLLFVNESK, encoded by the coding sequence ATGATTAAACAATTTATTGCATCATTGTTATTTTTTTTATTGGCGCTCTACTATATACCGATTTTCATGTCTTCACCTGACTATAGCCAACCTAAAATTGAAACAAATCAACAAACTATGTCGCTTGAAATAGATGGTGTTTACCCATTACCAGTAAGCGGCTATGAACATTACCTTGGACAATCGGTAGCTGATTACCAAAGTCGCTATGGCGATCCTGAACACATGATAACGTCCGAACAAGACCCACAGACAAGTTGGTGGTCTTATCTGGAAAACAGTCATGAATATGTTCAAATAGAAGTTAACAATCAAGAGATTCAATCCATATTTGTTTTAGGTGATGCGATTAATACGGGGTCATTGAAAATTGGGATGAGCCGAGAAAATGTGTTAGATGAAACGCAATTAGGCGAACAATTTATGTTTAGTCACAGTGACCGAATGTATCGACTGACGTTATCTAAGAGAAATATGAAACTCTTCCCATTAGTTGAATTTGATAACCAATCATTTGCTATTCTTTATTTTTATCCTGATTGTGATGAAATTTATGCAATCCGTTATTTGACTTATGAAAAGATATTAGGATTAAATTATTATTTCATTGAAGAAATGAATAGTGACGAAGAGGGGATTTCAATCAAAAATAGAAACAGACTAGCGAATGATCAGATTAACCAAGCTATGCTCGAAGAGTATATCAATGTGCTACGCTTAAATGCTAATTTGGCCCCTTATCCTCACATTGATGAGGGACGATCGATCGTAAACGACTTGTTAAGAGACGACACGATTGACTTCCAAAGCTATAAAGAACTAACGTCTTACAGACATCCTGAATTTCCAGATCAAGCATTTAAGCTTAAATATATGAGTGGAACACAAGTTTATGACCCAGCTATGAAATTTGGCTTGTTTTATTCAACTAAAGAAAATCAACGAATTGTCCTTAATGAAAATAATCAAGATATGAGTATCGCGATAGAGGATGATAATCTACTCTTATTTGTAAATGAATCGAAATAA
- a CDS encoding inositol monophosphatase family protein produces MTYGAIAELAKQWVEEAGDLLRESLSNQSLKIEEKTNASDLVTEMDRSIEAFFVEKIREHFPHHKIFGEEGTYDDITDMSGFIWIIDPIDGTLNYVKQKSNFCSMIALFEDGEGVVSFINDVINNDIYMGVKGHGVFRNDDQLKPIPDHSINEGLIAISTKMVTKETAITQELVNDTLGVRLIGSAGLEMIQVLTNRVSAYVTNELNAWDIAQGYMMATELGLSFTTREGKAVNLLTKNPIVVANPKAHQEIISKFMKE; encoded by the coding sequence ATGACATATGGAGCGATTGCTGAGCTAGCTAAACAATGGGTAGAAGAGGCAGGTGACTTGTTGAGAGAATCATTGTCTAATCAATCACTTAAAATAGAGGAAAAAACGAATGCCAGTGACTTAGTAACAGAAATGGATCGTTCGATTGAAGCTTTTTTTGTTGAGAAAATTAGAGAACACTTTCCTCACCATAAAATTTTTGGCGAAGAGGGAACTTATGATGACATCACAGACATGAGTGGCTTTATTTGGATTATTGATCCCATTGATGGCACATTAAACTATGTAAAGCAAAAGAGTAATTTCTGTTCGATGATTGCCTTGTTTGAAGATGGTGAGGGCGTTGTTTCATTTATTAATGATGTCATTAACAACGACATTTATATGGGTGTGAAAGGTCATGGTGTTTTTCGTAACGACGATCAACTTAAGCCTATCCCTGATCATTCAATAAATGAAGGGTTAATTGCAATCTCTACTAAGATGGTGACTAAAGAAACAGCAATCACTCAGGAATTAGTCAATGATACATTGGGAGTTCGCCTCATTGGGTCTGCTGGTTTGGAAATGATACAAGTGTTAACGAACCGAGTATCTGCCTACGTTACTAATGAATTAAATGCTTGGGACATTGCTCAAGGCTATATGATGGCAACCGAATTAGGTTTATCGTTTACAACAAGAGAAGGAAAAGCTGTTAACTTATTGACTAAGAATCCAATTGTTGTGGCTAATCCGAAAGCACACCAAGAAATTATCTCTAAATTTATGAAAGAATAA
- the pdhA gene encoding pyruvate dehydrogenase (acetyl-transferring) E1 component subunit alpha, whose translation MATKKTTFDIDALLSPTNTDFRMVQIMDEEGKIVNPDLMPDVTDEELVQFMSDMVWSRILHERSTALNRQGRLGFYAPTAGQEASQLGSIAAIEKEDVLLPGYRDVPQLIKHGLPLSQAFLWSRGHAGGSDFAEDLKALPPQIIIGAQYIQAAGVALGLKKRGKQNVAITYTGDGGSSQGDFYEGINFAGSYKAPALFFIQNNGWAISTPRHVQTAAQTLAQKAVAAGIPGIQVDGMDFLAVYAITKKAREYAIAGNGPVLIETICYRFGPHTLSGDDPTRYRDNAELEGWQAKDPLIRMRKYLTEKGLWSEDKENEVIEAAKEEIKVAIQDADKAPKQKVSSFLKNMYEDNSFVTAKEQIETFEAKENK comes from the coding sequence ATGGCTACAAAGAAAACAACATTTGATATTGACGCATTGCTGAGCCCAACGAATACAGATTTTCGTATGGTTCAAATTATGGACGAGGAAGGAAAAATCGTTAACCCTGACTTAATGCCAGACGTTACAGACGAAGAACTTGTTCAATTTATGTCTGACATGGTTTGGTCACGTATTTTACATGAACGTTCAACAGCATTGAACCGCCAAGGACGTTTAGGTTTCTACGCTCCAACTGCTGGTCAAGAAGCGAGTCAATTAGGAAGTATTGCAGCAATCGAAAAAGAAGATGTGTTGCTTCCAGGATACCGTGATGTTCCACAATTAATTAAACACGGTTTACCATTATCTCAAGCATTCCTATGGTCAAGAGGCCATGCAGGCGGAAGTGACTTCGCTGAAGATCTTAAAGCATTACCACCGCAAATTATCATTGGTGCACAATACATCCAAGCTGCTGGTGTAGCGCTAGGACTTAAAAAACGCGGTAAGCAAAATGTTGCAATCACTTATACTGGTGATGGTGGTTCTTCACAAGGTGACTTCTATGAAGGAATCAACTTTGCTGGTTCTTACAAAGCTCCTGCACTATTCTTCATTCAAAACAACGGATGGGCGATTTCAACACCTCGTCACGTTCAAACTGCAGCTCAAACATTGGCTCAAAAAGCTGTTGCAGCTGGAATCCCAGGAATCCAAGTAGACGGTATGGACTTCTTAGCAGTTTACGCTATTACTAAGAAAGCGCGTGAATACGCAATTGCTGGAAACGGACCTGTTTTAATTGAAACAATCTGTTACCGTTTCGGACCACATACTCTATCAGGAGATGACCCAACTCGTTACCGTGATAACGCAGAGTTAGAAGGATGGCAAGCAAAAGATCCTCTAATCCGTATGCGTAAATACCTAACTGAAAAAGGTCTATGGTCAGAAGATAAAGAAAACGAAGTTATTGAAGCTGCTAAAGAAGAAATCAAAGTAGCTATCCAAGATGCAGATAAAGCACCTAAACAAAAAGTTTCTTCATTCTTGAAAAACATGTATGAAGATAACAGCTTTGTAACTGCTAAAGAACAAATCGAAACTTTTGAAGCAAAGGAGAATAAATAA
- a CDS encoding alpha-ketoacid dehydrogenase subunit beta yields MAQLTMIQAITDALAHELENDPNVLIFGEDVGKNGGVFRATQGLQEQFGEDRVFDTPLAESGIGGLAFGLALEGYRPIPEIQFFGFVFEVMDSIVAQMARTRFRMSGSRNMPVVIRSPFGGGVHTPELHSDNLEGLIAQSPGIKVVIPSNPYDAKGLLISAIRDNDPVIFLEHMKLYRSFREEVPEEGYTVPLGKAAITREGTDVSVITYGAMVREAVKAAENLEKEGISVEVVDLRTVSPLDIETITATVEKTGRVVVVQEAQRQAGVGAMVMSEISERSVLSLEAPIGRVAAPDTIYPFGQAENAWLPNAADIEAKVRETYNF; encoded by the coding sequence ATGGCACAATTAACAATGATTCAAGCTATCACAGATGCGTTAGCTCATGAACTTGAGAATGATCCAAATGTCCTGATTTTTGGAGAGGACGTAGGTAAAAACGGAGGTGTATTCCGTGCGACTCAAGGACTTCAAGAACAATTTGGAGAAGATCGCGTATTCGATACACCACTTGCAGAATCTGGTATCGGTGGTTTAGCTTTCGGTTTAGCATTAGAAGGCTACCGTCCAATTCCTGAGATTCAATTCTTTGGTTTTGTCTTTGAAGTTATGGATTCAATCGTAGCTCAAATGGCACGTACACGTTTCCGTATGAGTGGATCTCGTAACATGCCTGTAGTTATCCGTTCTCCATTCGGTGGTGGGGTTCACACACCAGAATTGCACTCTGATAACCTAGAAGGATTGATTGCTCAATCACCTGGTATCAAAGTTGTTATTCCATCAAACCCATACGATGCAAAAGGACTTTTAATTTCAGCTATTCGTGATAACGATCCAGTTATTTTCTTAGAGCACATGAAACTATACCGTTCATTCCGTGAAGAAGTTCCTGAAGAAGGATACACTGTTCCACTAGGAAAAGCTGCTATTACTCGTGAGGGTACTGATGTTTCAGTTATTACTTACGGTGCAATGGTTCGTGAAGCAGTTAAAGCTGCAGAAAACCTAGAAAAAGAAGGCATCTCTGTAGAAGTTGTTGACTTACGTACTGTTTCTCCATTAGATATTGAAACAATCACAGCTACAGTTGAAAAAACTGGTCGTGTTGTTGTTGTTCAAGAAGCACAACGTCAAGCTGGTGTTGGTGCAATGGTTATGTCAGAAATTTCTGAACGTTCAGTTCTTTCATTAGAAGCACCAATCGGTCGTGTTGCAGCTCCTGATACGATTTACCCATTCGGACAAGCTGAAAATGCATGGTTGCCAAACGCAGCAGATATCGAAGCAAAAGTTAGAGAAACTTATAACTTCTAA
- a CDS encoding UPF0223 family protein, producing the protein MADYQYPIDLDWTYEEMDQVIKLWNAVEEAYENRIEREVFLNRYRAFKEVIPSKGEEKRYANQFEKDSGYSLYQVVKKAQDKTLKTIKMSGK; encoded by the coding sequence GTGGCAGATTATCAGTACCCAATCGATTTGGATTGGACATACGAGGAAATGGATCAAGTTATTAAGCTTTGGAATGCAGTAGAAGAAGCTTATGAAAATAGAATTGAGCGTGAGGTATTTTTAAACCGCTACCGTGCCTTTAAGGAGGTTATCCCTTCGAAGGGCGAGGAGAAACGCTACGCTAATCAGTTTGAAAAAGATAGTGGTTATTCCTTATATCAAGTAGTGAAAAAGGCTCAAGACAAGACGTTAAAAACGATTAAAATGAGTGGAAAGTAG
- a CDS encoding 2-oxo acid dehydrogenase subunit E2, protein MAFKFKLPALGEGIMEGEIASWPVKEGDTINEDDTLVEIQNDKSVEEIPSPVTGKIVKIIVPEGQVAVIGDVLVEIDAPGYEDSEESAPATEAPAAPVQEAAAPAASAGVFQFKLPALGEGIMEGEIASWPVKEGDTINEDDTLVEIQNDKSVEEIPSPVTGKIVRIVVPEGQVAVIGDVLVEIDAPGHNDAPASAPAAQAAPAQEAAAPAAQAVPVAADPNRRVLAMPSVRQYAREKGVDITQVTATGKGGRVIKADIDNFNGVAAAPAAPAQEAATPVATETTQAAPAEKAVAAPQAYTSNVQELERREKLTPMRKAISKAMVNSKHTAPHVTLHDDVEVSKLWDHRKKFKDVAANRGTKLTFLPYVVKALTATVRDFPVLNASIDDATQEIVYKNYFNIGIATDTDLGLFVPNVKDTNSKGMFDIADEINALAAKAHDGKLTAAEMKNGSITISNIGSVGGGWFTPVINFPEVAILGVGTIAQQPIVNAEGELAVGRVMKLSLSFDHRIVDGATAQKAMNNIKRLLADPELLLMEG, encoded by the coding sequence ATGGCTTTTAAATTCAAATTGCCAGCTCTAGGCGAAGGAATTATGGAAGGTGAAATCGCTTCTTGGCCAGTTAAAGAAGGCGACACAATCAATGAGGATGATACATTAGTAGAAATCCAAAATGACAAATCTGTTGAAGAGATCCCATCTCCAGTAACAGGTAAAATTGTTAAAATTATTGTTCCAGAAGGTCAAGTAGCTGTTATCGGTGATGTATTGGTAGAAATCGATGCACCTGGTTACGAAGATAGTGAAGAGTCTGCACCTGCTACTGAAGCTCCAGCGGCTCCAGTACAAGAAGCAGCAGCTCCAGCAGCATCAGCTGGCGTTTTCCAATTCAAATTACCAGCACTAGGCGAAGGAATTATGGAAGGCGAAATCGCTTCTTGGCCAGTTAAAGAAGGCGATACAATCAATGAAGATGATACGCTAGTAGAAATCCAAAACGACAAATCTGTTGAAGAGATTCCATCTCCAGTAACAGGTAAAATCGTAAGAATCGTTGTTCCAGAAGGTCAAGTAGCTGTTATCGGTGATGTATTAGTAGAAATTGATGCACCTGGTCATAACGACGCTCCAGCTTCTGCTCCAGCAGCGCAAGCAGCACCAGCACAAGAAGCAGCAGCTCCAGCAGCACAAGCTGTTCCTGTAGCAGCAGACCCTAACCGTCGTGTACTAGCGATGCCTTCAGTACGTCAATATGCACGTGAAAAGGGTGTTGATATTACACAAGTTACGGCAACTGGTAAAGGTGGCCGTGTCATTAAAGCTGATATTGATAACTTCAATGGCGTTGCAGCAGCACCAGCGGCTCCAGCACAAGAAGCAGCAACTCCAGTAGCTACTGAAACAACTCAAGCAGCTCCAGCTGAAAAAGCAGTAGCAGCTCCTCAAGCTTACACTTCAAATGTTCAAGAGCTTGAAAGACGTGAAAAATTAACACCAATGAGAAAAGCAATTTCAAAAGCAATGGTGAACAGCAAGCATACTGCTCCTCACGTAACATTGCATGATGATGTTGAAGTTTCTAAACTATGGGATCACCGTAAGAAATTCAAAGATGTTGCTGCTAACCGCGGAACTAAATTGACATTCTTACCTTACGTTGTTAAAGCATTGACTGCTACAGTTCGTGACTTCCCAGTATTGAACGCATCAATTGATGACGCAACTCAAGAAATTGTATACAAAAACTACTTCAATATCGGTATTGCAACTGATACAGATTTAGGTTTATTTGTACCAAACGTTAAAGATACAAATTCAAAAGGTATGTTTGATATCGCTGACGAAATTAACGCATTAGCTGCTAAAGCTCATGACGGTAAATTAACTGCAGCTGAAATGAAGAATGGTTCGATTACAATCTCTAACATCGGTTCTGTTGGTGGTGGCTGGTTTACACCAGTTATTAACTTCCCAGAAGTTGCGATCTTAGGTGTTGGTACAATCGCTCAACAACCAATCGTTAATGCTGAAGGTGAACTTGCTGTTGGCCGTGTAATGAAACTTTCATTAAGCTTCGACCACCGTATCGTTGATGGAGCAACTGCTCAAAAAGCTATGAACAATATTAAACGTTTATTAGCTGATCCAGAATTATTATTAATGGAAGGATGA
- a CDS encoding DUF1507 family protein — protein sequence MTIQNKDQARQILKQDAEKIYSLINSQKEHLCFAACPAFEEVVDTQLFGLSKQIDFAVQLGILGQEEGHLILSDLETSLNHMYSDYFTQKTTKPLREGGN from the coding sequence ATGACTATACAAAATAAAGACCAAGCTCGCCAAATTTTGAAGCAAGATGCTGAAAAAATTTATTCCTTGATCAATAGTCAAAAAGAACACCTATGCTTTGCAGCCTGTCCTGCTTTTGAAGAAGTGGTCGACACGCAATTATTTGGCTTATCGAAACAAATTGATTTTGCAGTTCAATTGGGCATTTTGGGACAAGAAGAAGGGCACTTAATTTTATCGGACCTTGAAACATCATTAAATCATATGTACTCCGATTATTTCACTCAAAAGACAACGAAGCCTCTTAGAGAAGGGGGCAATTAA